The DNA window ATTTGCATGCGCACCACCGCACAtctgttgcaacttgcaagcgGTTTGAGAgcgagaaaaaacaaaaaatattacaaccGTTTctgattataattataagttaaaatttagaattttaatattaataagttgattttgaagttttctttgctgtaatttatttttcattcataacTTTTGTACTACgataaacacgtatataaaaatattattcgtaaattattttttatttacaaataagcAGCACAGCCGCGACGGGCCGGTTCTGGAAGCTCCGGCCTCTGGAGCTGGTCGGCCAAGCCCTCCATGCCCATCCTGTGCAGGAGGAGCCAGACGACGGTGAGGAACTCCCCGCCGGCACCCAAGCTCTTCGCGTGCAGGAATCCCCTGCATCTGCTCGCGGAGTAGCATATCATCTCCACCCACACCCCGCTGATGATGCTCAGCGCCCTTCTCGTGTCGTTCATCTGCGTCATCTCTCCGGCGAGCCTGCGTGCAGCCTCGAGATGGCCTCCCGGTGCtacagccgccgccgccggtggcgggGCAGCGATCCTGCGCACGAGCTCGCTCTTGCTGAGGCGGCGACGATCTTGTCCCAGTGTGCGCTCGATCTCGCCGCAGGCCGCGGCGAACAGGCTCCGCTGGGTGCCCGGCATCAGCATCTCCGCCTGGAACAGCAGCAGGTACATCATGTAGTCCGATATCtccctcgcggcggcggaggcgcgctcgtcggcggcgtcgatgGGGTGGTCCCTGTAGTGGTCGAGGCAGATGTCCGTGGCGATGTGCCAGATGAGGACGGCCTCGTCGAACGGCAGCTTGGTGACGCTCCATCCAAGCTTATCTTGGAGATACTCCCGCTGGAGAGTCCACTGACCTCGCCGGTCGTTGAATCTCCGGTAGTCGTCGGAGCTGTATAGACCCACCCAACCGTCTCTCAGGTGGCCGCGGATGAATTTCGTGATGGCCGGGGTTGACCAGCGATGGTGAGGGTGGCAGTACTGGCTGGCGTCGACATAGTTGAAGTCCTTGCATCCGAACAGCATGCCCATGATCCACCTCGCCGCGGTTAGCCACCGGCTGCCGGCGACGAACGCCACGAAGCCGATGAGGTTGAACTGCGTCACCGTGCGTTGCATCTCCGGCACGAGCTTCCCCGATGGAACGAATCGCAAATCGGCTAGCCAAACCAGGGCACAGATCTCCAGCACGAGCGTCGAGCAGAGCAGGATGTAGGACACCACGACGTCGCTGCTGTGAAAGCCATCCTTGTTGCTGTCGTTGAAgctggcgatggcggcgatgCCAAGAAGCAAGCTGAAGGTGCGCAGGTAGACGCCGACGATGGTGTAGGCGGCTTCTTTCTTGGTGTAGAAGAACTGGAACGCTATGTCCAGCAGCATGCAGAGCTCCTCGTAGGCTTTGTTGTCTCCGAGCGCCATGAATGACTTGAGGTAGCGGAGCCGGCGACGATAGGGTGCAGGGAAGTCGATGAACAGCTCCATGAGATCGTCTTGAAGCTCCCTCTCGACCAGAGGATGGATCACCACGACAGAGCGGCGGTCGTGGCTGGGAGTTGCCTGCCTCACCTTCTGTACGTAGTCGCGTGCCTGCTGCACATAGGCATAGCTCTCCAACGGATCATTGCtccggcaggcggcggaggacctCACGGCCGCTAGCCTGGTAATACTGGCTCGTCGGAGAGCCCACAGCCGTTCGCCTAGCTTGAGGAACCCGGCGGCGAACAGTGACAGCGCTGGGGAGCGCTCCGGCAcctggccgccggcgacggaccACGACCTCCAGAACACGTAGACGGCCACCGCGGCCTGGGACGACATGGCCACCGCGTGCCGCGCCCACAGCTCGTTGTCCTCGATGTTGTACGCGGTTATGCTGTCCTGGCCTCCGAGGTGGACGAGGAAGACGGGCACCCACATCACCTCCAGCATGGAA is part of the Oryza brachyantha chromosome 2, ObraRS2, whole genome shotgun sequence genome and encodes:
- the LOC121053460 gene encoding uncharacterized protein LOC121053460, which gives rise to MASATPSFPGMVRWWEEWQLRVLALSSLFLQLFLFVSATFRKYRIPPLLRSCVWLAYLGGDALAIYALATVFNRHRQHAQATIGGGSEGHYWGRAGSSSSASSMLEVMWVPVFLVHLGGQDSITAYNIEDNELWARHAVAMSSQAAVAVYVFWRSWSVAGGQVPERSPALSLFAAGFLKLGERLWALRRASITRLAAVRSSAACRSNDPLESYAYVQQARDYVQKVRQATPSHDRRSVVVIHPLVERELQDDLMELFIDFPAPYRRRLRYLKSFMALGDNKAYEELCMLLDIAFQFFYTKKEAAYTIVGVYLRTFSLLLGIAAIASFNDSNKDGFHSSDVVVSYILLCSTLVLEICALVWLADLRFVPSGKLVPEMQRTVTQFNLIGFVAFVAGSRWLTAARWIMGMLFGCKDFNYVDASQYCHPHHRWSTPAITKFIRGHLRDGWVGLYSSDDYRRFNDRRGQWTLQREYLQDKLGWSVTKLPFDEAVLIWHIATDICLDHYRDHPIDAADERASAAAREISDYMMYLLLFQAEMLMPGTQRSLFAAACGEIERTLGQDRRRLSKSELVRRIAAPPPAAAAVAPGGHLEAARRLAGEMTQMNDTRRALSIISGVWVEMICYSASRCRGFLHAKSLGAGGEFLTVVWLLLHRMGMEGLADQLQRPELPEPARRGCAAYL